The following coding sequences are from one Planctomycetota bacterium window:
- a CDS encoding STAS domain-containing protein — MKELQIKVQNNNDGSANISIHGMVDAYSYGQLEQAFNNLINQGIYNFVVDLSNVDYLSSAGAGIFIGTLGIVQENKGSIKLVDPRPKVRETFNLLGLSQFFDITGNK; from the coding sequence ATGAAGGAATTACAGATTAAAGTTCAGAACAACAACGACGGCAGCGCGAACATCTCTATTCATGGCATGGTAGACGCCTATTCTTACGGCCAGTTGGAGCAGGCATTCAATAACCTGATTAATCAGGGTATTTATAATTTTGTGGTGGACCTGTCAAATGTGGATTATCTAAGCAGCGCCGGGGCCGGTATTTTTATCGGCACATTGGGCATAGTCCAGGAAAACAAGGGCAGTATTAAATTGGTTGACCCCAGGCCCAAGGTGCGCGAAACCTTTAACCTGCTCGGGCTGTCGCAATTCTTCGATATCACCGGCAATAAATAG